Within Aspergillus oryzae RIB40 DNA, chromosome 2, the genomic segment TCCAATCACACGTATCCTACTTTTTGTCAGGTCTTCTGATTTACCAAAGATGAAAATTGGAGGTAAATAATGCTCACCTTATAAACCTTTGTCCCCCACCAACTGAAATGCGACGAAGCcccagagaaaaagatagcAAAGAAGATGACAACTCCCGCCACAGAAACGGAGGAATCCAAGGCAGCGCTCAGAACAAAATTATACTTATACCACCACGCATACAGACGCTTCCTTATAATCCATCCAAAGGCCAATCCCACAAGAGCCCAACTTCCATATGTCGTTCCCGTGGCAGGCGGGAGATAGTTCAGTCCGCCAAGGAATAGGGGAACGTGGAATTTCTGTAAGATAACGTTCTTCGGATACCGACGTCTAGCGATGAACACTATAACGGGAAGGACAGCGCCGATGATAAAGAAGTATAGCAGTGAGTGATATCCGatcttgttgttgaagaagcgaCGCGGTCCGATAGCACCCCAGATCAGACTTGTGTTAAAATGTGTCCGGGAGAACGGACAGCTGAATCCGTTCACTGCGTCGGTTGTGCAGACGCCTTCGATGTTGCCCAGGCCCCAGTTGAGGACGCTTACGCTGCTTAATGTGCCGGCTATTATACCTCCGCATTGTGCAATGAAGAGTTTTCGTGGCGGGATCTGGTTGATTGGTTAGTTCGAGCTAATGATTTACACAGGGGTCACCAACGTTGAAATAGATTCCTAATTTCATATCCTGGCAGAAGTAGAGACCCTTGATTGTTGTCACGTATCCGAGGTTGAAGAACCAAATGTTAGCGAGTACACGGCCCTCGAAGACAAAGCCGGCTACAATCCGGCAGAAGATGTCGATGTTGATTTTCTGGTTCGCCGTTGCGTAGACCAGGGCAAGCTATTTTGAAATCATTGTTAGTGATTCATCCTGTGCAGGTCTGGTCCACAATTGTTGGTCACCTAccggagagaagaaagacagagcAACAGCACACGCCAGCAATGCACCGTACCAACGCAGCTCTACATCCCAATACTCTACGGAAAAAATGGCGAGAAACAACGCCAACAATGTGGTACAAAGGTACCACCACATTGGCACTTCTGCATTGGGTGAATTGTCTGGGGCAAAAATCTCTTTTAGATTGCCCGTTACGAATTTGTGCTGTACCCGGCGCATGGCGTCCGCAATCTCTTGTCGCTTCTCGAGAAACATCCAGACCACAAGCGAGGTTAGGGTTGCAAAGGATAGACCAAACATATTCAACGCATAAGTCACGGGCATAAAGACCTATGGTAGTTAGCGAGACCGTCCCATAGTACAAAATCCGGTTATAGATAGAGTCATACTGGTGAGTACGCCTCATATTTAGCCACGTCTAACTGATATCTTGAAGCCTTGTTCACGATCTTGGAAGCGCTGTATGTGCTACCTGTGTTATCGAACACTATTATTGCAACATTAGTTAGCGGTATGTTTCGGGGCAATACCAATCATTGTACGCTTTATAAGGCGGATCATACCAGAAGAACTCTGGAAGGGAAGGTAGGCGGAGTACCACGTATTGGTATAGTAACAAGCAACAGCGACGATCCAGATCCAGAACACTAGTGCTCCGAAGACATTCACAATTGCCCAAGATGGGACCACGAGAGGAGATCCGACATAGGATATTTGACTCCCTATACAAGTGTCAGCGCTATGACATTAAACCTGAATCTGTGCACGTACAATCGAAAGTGAGTGGCAAGAGACCCATGCCGCTCTTCATCCCAAATAACTGGTTTACAACTGTGTTCTTTGGTGCGATCCAGCATGGAAATGCAAAGTAGCTCAGAGCGGGAAAGATGAAGTCCGGGAACCAGTACCAGCAGAATGAGATACAAAATACCAAGCTGAAAAAGGCATAACGGGATATCTTCCAGGTTGTGTAGCCGAAGCTTTCACTGCACTCGGTTAGGTAATTCACAGGTAGCATAAGACGCATTGCACTCACATCGCCTGAgcatccttctttttcgattCATGGAGCGTAGATGTGAGGGCTGAGGTACCCAGGAGTCCCGGCCACACGAGTTCATGAGGTAGAACGACGAGCGATCGAAATATTCCCGCCAGCGACAGCCCGACGAAGAAGCCCGCCAAGGTCATAGGGATTTGGAATCCCCACCCAGCTTTATAGCCGAAGAACATTTGTTGTTCGGTCAAGACATCTGCGCCGAGACGAACGTAGATACTTAAATTCGACATGACGTACACCAGGATATGCTCCTATTCGTATAGCTTAGGTCAGTATCGACAACTTCCAACTGATTCGCAAGTAGTTACCTTCTTATTAAACGGGCCCGGGTTCAGGTTGAAGGACCACGCGCCAAGCGGTACGTTCCAACTTGGTATGGCTTTCTCCCATAGCTTGCCGAGCGGATAAGCCAGCAAAAGCACGACTGCTGATGAGATAGTGATAGACGGGTTTCTCAAAGTATACAGTGTATTTAGACCGCTGACGACGATACAGAACCCAATTCCCAGCACCCACATCCGCAAAGTCAGTACGGCCTCGGTTGGATCATCGTCCTCCGTGTCAATGCCAGCTGCCCGTAAAATCTCACCGACCGAAGAGCCTGCAGCATTTGTTATGAGCACAAGAGTACATAAGTTTGTGTAGTGCAGTGCCTTACTGTCATCTTTCTCGGTAGCGTCTGACTTATCCCCCAACTccggctctggctctgggTTGGCAATCGCTTCCTTGCACTCGACAGCCATGGCTTAACTTTGTTTCTgaaccagaaaagaagacatcgGCCGGATCAGATATGATTGATATATTTATCAGATAAGATCTAATCTGAACATGTGGCGGAATTGGAAAGGAGATGGAAAAACAATGATCGGAACTTCTCGGTGGAAAGGATCTATCCATTGCACAATTTGTCGGTCAGGTTCCGATGATTGCAGCCCTGTGGGACAACAGGCAGCTCTGGCCGGCCTCTCTCCTCCGAAATTAGGTAGCTGAGTGGGGCATCATATCGTCTTATGTCTTGCCTGGCACAAGGAATCAGATAAAGACGAGGTCCCTGCTATATTATGTCTCCTGCGGTACATAGAATATACAGCTTAGCTACTTAGAACATGCTCACTCCTTAGAATCTTTCTATGAATTATGCTCTTTTTACACACATTATCATACGAATCCGTCCAGAAGTGTTTTTTATAACCGGCTCAGCCCTATGCCGAACAAGACTCGGCTAAGCTTTGTAGGGCTGAGGGTTGATGGACGGGTTACCGCATTGGGACGGTTCCGTGGAGAACCAACAAGGAGAGCCTTCCAGGTGGATCCCAGAAAATTCTTCTGCCTAGAATGGAGGCCTTTATTCCCTCATACACAGACCGTGCATTGTGGGAGATATCATAGCCTGATAGCCGAAGAACATCCCATGGCGTTCATTATGGGGAAGTGGTTTCCACACGTTAGTCCTAGATAGGTGCTGAGCAGCGAGAAAGTCagatgaagagcaagataAATTGGTACAGAAGAGGTGGGGCAATGAGTTGGAGGGACGGAATAAGAGTAAGCATACTTCTCGAACGGTGGCCACCAATAAATATCCATGTCAGCGTCGCTGATACGACCTTCGTTAGTACTATTCCTGCGTTACCCCAGAACTGGAAATAGACCCCGCCTTGGTTGTTTAAAGTAACACGGCTTATCAGATTGTTAGTATGTTCCCTATAAAGCAACCGAGCATTTGAAAGGGTAAATCAAGGTACCACAGACATACTGTGGCTCCATCTCCTTTCATTCCTAGGCTGCAACATAAGACTGGGTGCAGACAGGGGGAGGGGCTACTTGCTTATAACCCACATGAAGAAGTACCAAAGCAGTTCAGAGGGATGTTATTATTCTGACATGCGCAACTCTGCCCAGGGTTCTTTTCTCAGCCACAGCTAATATTCATCAACGAGCGTAAATCATGACACACTACGGATGAACGGAACATTGACGAAGAACTCACATAATCCTTACGATAGCACCTCATGTAAGACATCTGTCCCGCTAGACCTTGACGCTAGCGACCATATGTATCCAATTTCAATTTATGAGAGCTTCCCCAATAAAAGTCACACCCACGTTATAACCAAAatgggatattgttgtcCACAATAGGCCCGCCGAGGTGACTACGATATACAAAGCAGCATTTATCTCGGAGACACGAAATTATACCAGACGCAAACTATATGAGCACGGACAACAGGTCGGTCCTGGTGATCcaccaagaaaaaggaataaatATGATTACATCCGCGGATATTGGCAGCCGATCCAAGATATAAATAAGTAATACCTTAGAAAACCCAAGGTATTAAGAGCGCTACGTTACGGTGGTACGCTtcgcattcttctccaagactTCCTGTGAGAAGTGATTCGTCACTCAATCCGCTGTGGATACAAGACCAACGGCGCAAATATGAAGACCGCCATATTACTATAAACAGGGTCATGTAATAGTAGATCCCATACGGATCAGCCTACCTTTCCAGTGGCTAGTGTGTCTTTTATGCTAGATGCGAGCACCTTTCGGTGTAAGCCGTGTATCTGAAGGTTTTGATTGTTTCTGAGTCACGAGAACGAATATTCCAATTAGCTATGCTCAGCCATTGCATGTAATACCTTCAGCTGAGACAGGGAAACAAGTACCGTTATATTTATTGGACTTACCGAGTAACTTCAACCTAGAGAAGGAGGTATTACATATGACGAGTTTTCTTAGCGAACTGAACGACTCCTAGATCTCGAGAGATTCTTCTGAGTCAGTCGAGGAGGTCTCACGACTACGGCGTATTTCGCAGTATTGCGCATAACGAGCATCTAATGAGGGGCGAATCTAGGATATAAGCCTTAAATGATAACGCAGCATGTAGGACCAACATACCTCTAAGTTTGTGCGTCCGAATTGCATACGCTTGAATCTCTTCCTTAGAAAGATATCTAGAGACACGAACATAGCCTGAACGCTCCTCAGAACGTTCTCCCCCACGCTTCAAAGCCTCAGGATTAACAAGTCGCCGATCGAGATTCGTATAACGTCCGTCGGGTGAGATATTTTCTGTATTTGACGAAGATGGCAGCCCTTGTCTAAAAGGATATGGTTCCTCGAGAAATCGATATCGTGGCGGCTTCAATATCCCTTTTGGCGGAGAATTGGGATCCTCAGAGGTTATTTGCGAAGTAGCAGCTGGcatatcatcttcttgcctaCTGCCTTATTCCTCATATTTTCTCTCCTGTGGGTGGAGGCTGCTCTCATCGCGATCGAGTCTTTTCCacttctggaaagatgacTCCGGTCTCACGTTTTCCTGAGCAAGCATCAGCTTACCGCGAGAGTTGCGTATGCTCTCATTTGGCGGGACATCATTTGAATTACGATTGAAATTGCGCATTTTCCGGGTACTGGTAAATGTATCCTTGTCATAGGCTTGTGGATCTTTCGAATCATTTCCAGGCTACTCTCGAAGGCTCGTGTAAGGAAATGAATCGCCGTTTTTTGGAAGGTCACTTCTTTTCATAGACTCATACGAGGCCTCACTCAGATGATTGTAGTCCTCCTCTGGATCTGGTGATTTATGAGGGGACTGTGAATGCAGGGAGGCCGACCTGAACGTACTTAATCGCCGGGGGTTCACACGGTCCGGCGTCTCTGTAAGAAAAGAGTAGTTATCTGTATGGCTCCCGAAGAAGCCTAGTTTGCTCACTCCGCGATTCCAATCAGGTATCGCGCTTCCGTAAAGAGGCATTACTGTTGACTAAGTAGAATATAAGGTTTAGTTAGTAGTTAGGGAGCCGCCTGAGCCCGCTGAGGTAAGCGGCAATACTCAAATGCGTCTCGAAGCTTGTGCTTCAACTGGGATACACGACCACCGCAACCATCCGCTTGACCCACTATGTGGGGATTGTTCAGACAATCCCCgagtactccggagtaggtCTACCACTGTCACGGGGTCTCCATAGCCGACAGCTTGAGAATTCACAGTTAGACATTCTCGTCGTTTAGCGACTGTATTGCTTAGTCAGTCATTTTATGCGTCAACATGCGGTTTACATACAACATCTGAAGTTGACAGTggtatatatacacagaTAACTTGAAATTCCATCGctcaaaaaggaaaatgcaaAGAAAATGCAAGGCAAACCGAAAACATATAATAATGTACCAAAAATCAACAAGGGAACAGGCAACGAATGATCACCGCTGATGTCGTGCATCCGTGGCAGGGGTGTAGGATGCTGCGCTATGTATTCATTCCCTCCCAAAAACCTCCCATGGAGGCACATAGACAGAACTCGTGTATATTCTCATTAGGACAGCATTGTGTGCCAGTCGAAGTAAGATCACTGAATTATGTGGCAGCTATTCCTAGCGTGTGACAGGCGGCGGTCGGTGATCTCACTCGTAGCAACGCGCTCGCGTATTAATCCGATATATGAACTCTCAATCACTGACAGCGATGCTCAGCAACGCTGGAATCCCTTCGCGTAGTAACTCTTATTCACCGAATGGAAAACGACGTGGTGTGGTAGGAACAGGGGTATTAGGATGTAAGGCTGGATTATTCGGAGATTCGTCGGGGGAAGCTGGCAAAAGAACGCGGTTTATAGATCGCCTTGATTCCACTTGTGAGCCGCCTTGGCTTCTGCAGcgtctctcttcttgttgcGATAAAGGAAGTAGCAGCAGACTCCGACCGCGATCAGGAATAAACTAGGAAAGCGATTAGTCTCCCCTGAGGGCACACATGATTGGCAACACCACTGTACTTACACTCCCACAATGATTCCAGGGACACCACTCTTAGTGAAGTTACTCACAGGCTTCTCGCAGGAGTCCGCGGAGCTGTCGCTCTCACAGTCGCGAATCCACAAGGACGATGTTATTGGAGGCATCTTGAGGGCGGAAGCAGGGTGGATGGAATTGACGATCGGTTCGAGAACatgggaagaaggaagattAAAAGGAAAGATCAGGGGCTGATCTGAGAACGAAAGCAGGCAGACAATTAGAAAATTAATTAGCGCTAGACACGGTAGGAGTCTAATCTTATTAGCGTCTGAGCCACTGTCCAATCCCCGAAGTAGTGTTTAAGGGGTTCTCCCACACTAGACGGAATGCGGATAAGAATTGTATCTAAAATTGACATTCTGAAACAAGGGCTTCCATTCCGAAAACGGCTTTCGATCAATCAACTGGCCCGTTGGGCAAGGTCTCTGGGTTTTGTTTATGGGGAATGGAGGATGGAGTACCGAGTACAATGctgtctttgttcttctttttttcccgATTTTTCTTATCTTGATTTCTTGTCCCTATCCTGACCCCTGATAAGCTATTCATGAGCACCTCGGTTACTAGTGGGTAGAAATCATTCTGTGCAAGCTCATAGAATACCCCTGACTTTCTATGAGCCCTTCGTTTcacatcttcttcagaagTAAATTCTCCCCGGCTTTATCCATTGACAAGAGCCCAAGGAATTGCTTGTTGGTCCAAAGAATCTGGGGAAATTTTCTGCGACACGCCAAGACCCCTGGAAAAATGCGACATTTTCCGCCTGAGGCTGatagaaaatcaaagaaagggGGTAGGAAATAAACATAGCAATACGTACATCTATgaatataaataaaattatttataGTTTGTCTTTATCGTTAACACATATTTTGTGGACATGGTCACTTGTAGATGATATGACGTCGTCACAAATGTAGCCTCTGTGAGGAGAATAGTATTGCCTCGTATCTCCTGCAGACATTATACCAATGTTGATTCACCTACTTATACAGAGAAAACATCTGTTAGCACTGAGTTGTATTCATTTAATCGTTCTCTACTTTTCCCAGCACAAGGCTGACTCAGGGCTTCGATCGCACCTGACAGGGTTTGCGATGATTGATTGGTGGAGACATAACTGTCCAATGTCGAACCATCCCACAAAGCAACGGCGTTAATTGCAGGGTCAGAGGAACGGATGATCCAAAAGCGCTATTGCATATCGATGGAAAATTCTTTTACCAGTGAGCCACTGTCTTCTACCGTACGACGAGATCGACCAGCCATACTATGTAGGCTCTATCACGGAGTTCCAGCATGCGCACATGGTAGCAACGAACTACTCCCAGAGGTTGCGCATGTATCATTACTACTCAGACTGACGAAGGTCAGCATAAACTCTCAAGTTGGAATGTATGGCCTCCTGGAAGCACCCTTCATAGCCGGTGCGGGGAAAGGGATGATCTTAACTGATTTTGGATCTCCTGAAGATCCCATTATGCAAGAGGTGATTAATTGGCCGTGGAGTGGCAAGCATACAGATCGCAAGTGGTTTGATCAGATCAGCAAAGGGCATGACTGCAATGGACATTGAATTGGGAACATTCCTACAATGCATAGAGCAGTTTAAGACACCGATTCCCTTCTATGTGTATAGAAGCGTGGCGATTTTGAACCATCTTTAGTCACGAGCTATACTGTCAAATTGTTAATCTATGCATCTGTGCTTATTTCATGTACTTGTGTAGACCATTGGAATCTCCCTTTCTAATCGGCCATTTTGATAGTCGTTAGTTTGTTATCTACAAGCGTAATGAGACAAATTCAatttttccatcttcataTGGTTTCCTAAGAATTAGCGATCAATGTTTTTCATTATCCGACTATTTATTCACAGGTTTCAGGGTAATGTTATCCTTGGTTGTTATCCTAGACCCATGGAGATTATCCACAATACAAAGAACCAAAAGTTTTAAATGAACAAACATGTCAGATAACCCATCTTCATGTGCATGCCAAACAACTGCTTCTGACAGAGAAACAGCTACACGATAGGTACCCTCTCCTAGATTAACATGTGGCCCTCTTATCAACTACCCCTGCAGTATGTAGATACCAAACAGGAGCGAGTCTATTTTTCAAAACAAATCACCACACCACGGTGTACATCCACCCAGGCACCGCGATCCAGGAACGACCAAGTATTCTCGTCGTCCAATGTGACTTCGACCCGAGGTTGGTTCTGAAGGACGCGACAGATGGTATTATGGTGAAACTTGGTGAGCTGGGCGCTTGTTGCAAAGATCTTGCCGTCTTGTTCAAGATCTGAGTTGTCGAAGAGCTCTTCGATTGCATGTGGTCTGCCATCGGTTGCAACGGAGGCTTCGGCATGTCTGCCCGACCAGTCATTGGAAAGTTGGAGGGTCACGCTGTCTGACCAGCCATAATAGAAAGGAGTGGCGGAAGTAGAGGTGGTGAGAAGAGTGAAGAGAAGGCCAATGGTGGTTGTGATCTTCATATTGGATGATTGTTGGTAACGCTTATTGGTTGCTTGGTTTTGCGGTTTGAGGTTGAATGATCTAACTGCGTTGAAACTTGTTGTACTTGAATCACTAGCCAGTGTCTATGCGAGATTGTGAGCATTGtcatatatatagcttttTTGTCGTTCTAAGTTCATAGATTCAGAGTCAATTGTATCATGAAGACGATATCACAACCATAGTTCCATGGATGAAAAACAGGATGGCTTGTACCGGTAGGTCATGTAACTGCATGCGGACGACATTCATATTAAACTCATCAAACCAATTATTGAAGTCCGAGCTTTCCGAAACAGATTGAACTTTATAGTAAAGCCGTAGTCCAATAGCTATAGGAGCCGCTCTTTACTATCATACATTTCTAATAGAGTCATGATATCTACGATTGTAATATACACTATCTCATGTCAACCAGAACTATCTACAGCTTTTCTAGCGCCGGGATAAAACGTTTACCGGAGGCTGAGCAACCTAATGCTTCGGAAAGAGCACCACGTTTTTGGGCGTCACAAACTCTATGTCTATTTTCTAGGTTGACCCATCGTACGTCTAGTAATAGTATGCACGCCCTTCACTTCGAATGTTAGTGAAGCGAACATAGACATGATGAAGTCACGATCAAGACCTACAACACGCAAAACATCAGCATGCAATTAATTCCCTTTAATGCTCAATACTATATAGACAGAGAGCAGGGGTTGGAAAAGGGGGATAAATCCTTATCCGGAAAGCCCAACACAATGGAAACTGGTGTTGATATTACAGTgccacaacaacaaagacataACCACACGCATACAGAAGTCTTGTCATATTCTAGACGTCAATTAGAGTTATCTACCGGTTTATCCGTCCGGTCCCGCGGCCGCAACCGTCGACGACTGAACCATATCCACTTGCGCCGAAAGCTAAAATTGGTCT encodes:
- a CDS encoding uncharacterized protein (sexual differentiation process protein ISP4), which produces MAVECKEAIANPEPEPELGDKSDATEKDDSKALHYTNLCTLVLITNAAGSSVGEILRAAGIDTEDDDPTEAVLTLRMWVLGIGFCIVVSGLNTLYTLRNPSITISSAVVLLLAYPLGKLWEKAIPSWNVPLGAWSFNLNPGPFNKKEHILVYVMSNLSIYVRLGADVLTEQQMFFGYKAGWGFQIPMTLAGFFVGLSLAGIFRSLVVLPHELVWPGLLGTSALTSTLHESKKKDAQAIESFGYTTWKISRYAFFSLVFCISFCWYWFPDFIFPALSYFAFPCWIAPKNTVVNQLFGMKSGMGLLPLTFDWSQISYVGSPLVVPSWAIVNVFGALVFWIWIVAVACYYTNTWYSAYLPFQSSSVFDNTGSTYSASKIVNKASRYQLDVAKYEAYSPVFMPVTYALNMFGLSFATLTSLVVWMFLEKRQEIADAMRRVQHKFVTGNLKEIFAPDNSPNAEVPMWWYLCTTLLALFLAIFSVEYWDVELRWYGALLACAVALSFFSPLALVYATANQKINIDIFCRIVAGFVFEGRVLANIWFFNLGYVTTIKGLYFCQDMKLGIYFNIPPRKLFIAQCGGIIAGTLSSVSVLNWGLGNIEGVCTTDAVNGFSCPFSRTHFNTSLIWGAIGPRRFFNNKIGYHSLLYFFIIGAVLPVIVFIARRRYPKNVILQKFHVPLFLGGLNYLPPATGTTYGSWALVGLAFGWIIRKRLYAWWYKYNFVLSAALDSSVSVAGVVIFFAIFFSGASSHFSWWGTKVYKDTCDWRGCSYLPIPESGKFA